One genomic window of Pungitius pungitius chromosome 11, fPunPun2.1, whole genome shotgun sequence includes the following:
- the LOC119197054 gene encoding solute carrier family 25 member 32-like: MGSAPNHGTVTETASPTPTSAVSLVGHVRQVFSHVKVENLLAGLSGGVVSTMMLHPLDLVKIRFAVSDGLHLRPKYSGILHCMKSVWQQEGLRGLYQGVTPNIWGAGASWGLYFFFYNAIKGYVKEGRVTELSATEHLVSAAQAGVLTLTLTNPIWVTKTRLVLQYDADPTGKRYKGMVDALVKIYRHEGVPGLYKGYVPGLLGTSHGALQFMAYEELKRDYNKYKKVPSDAKLSSLEYITMAAVSKVFAVATTYPYQVVRARLQDQHNTYKGVIDVITRTWRNEGAVGFYKGIVPNVIRVTPACCITFVVYENVSRYLLGQNQ, encoded by the exons ATGGGTTCTGCTCCTAATCACGGAACCGTCACGGAGACCGCGTCCCCCACACCCACCTCTGCTGTGTCCCTAGTCGGACATGTCCGCCAGGTCTTCAGCCACGTGAAGGTAGAAAACCTGTTGGCGGGGCTCAGTGGAGGAGTGGTGTCAACGATGATGCTGCACCCCCTGGATCTGGTCAAAATCAGGTTTGCAG TAAGTGATGGATTGCATTTGAGACCCAAGTACAGTGGCATATtacactgtatgaagagtgtcTGGCAGCAGGAGGGACTCCGAGGACTCTACCAAGGAGTGACACCCAACATTTGGGGTGCCGGAGCATCTTGGGGTCTCTACTTCTTTTT CTACAATGCCATCAAAGGGTACGTAAAGGAGGGCCGTGTAACGGAACTGAGTGCCACGGAGCACCTGGTGTCTGCAGCCCAAGCAG GCGTCCTGACGCTCACCCTAACCAACCCCATCTGGGTGACCAAGACCCGGCTGGTGCTCCAGTACGATGCCGACCCGACCGGCAAACGGTACAAGGGGATGGTGGATGCTCTGGTGAAGATCTACCGCCACGAGGGAGTGCCAGGACTGTACAAG GGCTACGTCCCTGGTCTGTTGGGCACGTCTCACGGAGCGCTGCAGTTCATGGCCTACGAAGAGCTCAAGAGAGactacaacaagtacaagaaAGTGCCTTCAGATGCAAAGCTG AGCTCATTGGAGTATATCACAATGGCAGCAGTATCCAAAGTATTTGCCGTGGCCACAACGTACCCGTATCAGGTGGTGCGAGCTCGTCTGCAGGACCAGCACAATACATACAAAGGAGTTATTGATGTCATCACACGGACATGGAG gaACGAAGGCGCCGTCGGCTTCTACAAAGGAATCGTCCCCAACGTCATTCGAGTCACTCCGGCATGCTGCATCACGTTTGTCGTTTATGAGAATGTGTCTCgctacctcctgggacaaaatcAGTGA
- the LOC119197055 gene encoding collagen triple helix repeat-containing protein 1 isoform X3: MSPLSARPLLLLLLLLGCLALPLYAVEKFPSCMQGPTGTPGREGNPGTNGIPGTPGIPGRDGLKGEKGECINEIFEEPWRPNYKQCAWSSLNYGIDLGKIADCTFTKLRSDSSLRVLFSGSLRLKCKNACCQRWYFTFNGAECTGPLPVESIIYLDQGSPELNSTINIHRTSSVEGLCEGVKSGLVDVAVWVGTCSDYPRGDASTGWNSVSRIIVEELPK; the protein is encoded by the exons ATGTCTCCTCTGAGCGCGcgcccgctgctgctgctgctgctgctgcttggctgCTTGGCTTTGCCTCTTTATGCCGTGGAAAAG TTTCCCAGTTGCATGCAGGGACCGACAGGCACCCCTGGCAGAGAGGGGAACCCCGGAACCAACGGCATCCCGGGGACGCCGGGAATCCCTGGGCGCGACGGGCTCAAAGGCGAGAAAGGCGAGTGCATCAACGAGATCTTCGAGGAGCCCTGGAGGCCCAACTACAAGCAGTGCGCCTGGAGCTCTCTGAATTACGGCATCGACCTGGGCAAGATAGCT GACTGTACGTTCACCAAGCTGCGGTCGGACAGCTCCCTGAGGGTCCTCTTCAGCGGCTCCCTCAGACTCAAGTGTAAGAACGCATGCTGCCAGAGGTGGTACTTCACCTTCAACGGGGCCGAGTGCACCGGACCCCTGCCCGTAGAGTCCATCATCTACTTGGACCAAGGAAGTCCTGAGCTCAACTCGACCATCAACATCCACCGGACGTCCTCGG TTGAGGGTCTGTGTGAAGGCGTCAAATCCGGGTTGGTGGACGTGGCCGTGTGGGTTGGGACCTGCTCCGACTACCCGAGGGGGGACGCGTCTACCGGCTGGAATTCAGTGTCCAGGATTATCGTCGAGGAGCTGCCCAAATAA
- the LOC119197055 gene encoding collagen triple helix repeat-containing protein 1 isoform X1: MSPLSARPLLLLLLLLGCLALPLYAVEKVRNRGYRKDPDADKCTGNDAEKANCTRHFGEGRPDHLNNMFPSCMQGPTGTPGREGNPGTNGIPGTPGIPGRDGLKGEKGECINEIFEEPWRPNYKQCAWSSLNYGIDLGKIADCTFTKLRSDSSLRVLFSGSLRLKCKNACCQRWYFTFNGAECTGPLPVESIIYLDQGSPELNSTINIHRTSSVEGLCEGVKSGLVDVAVWVGTCSDYPRGDASTGWNSVSRIIVEELPK, from the exons ATGTCTCCTCTGAGCGCGcgcccgctgctgctgctgctgctgctgcttggctgCTTGGCTTTGCCTCTTTATGCCGTGGAAAAGGTGAGAAATAGAGGATACCGAAAGGATCCTGACGCCGACAAG TGCACTGGGAATGACGCAGAAAAGGCCAACTGCACTAGACACTTTGGAGAAGGAAGACCTGATCATTTGAACAACATG TTTCCCAGTTGCATGCAGGGACCGACAGGCACCCCTGGCAGAGAGGGGAACCCCGGAACCAACGGCATCCCGGGGACGCCGGGAATCCCTGGGCGCGACGGGCTCAAAGGCGAGAAAGGCGAGTGCATCAACGAGATCTTCGAGGAGCCCTGGAGGCCCAACTACAAGCAGTGCGCCTGGAGCTCTCTGAATTACGGCATCGACCTGGGCAAGATAGCT GACTGTACGTTCACCAAGCTGCGGTCGGACAGCTCCCTGAGGGTCCTCTTCAGCGGCTCCCTCAGACTCAAGTGTAAGAACGCATGCTGCCAGAGGTGGTACTTCACCTTCAACGGGGCCGAGTGCACCGGACCCCTGCCCGTAGAGTCCATCATCTACTTGGACCAAGGAAGTCCTGAGCTCAACTCGACCATCAACATCCACCGGACGTCCTCGG TTGAGGGTCTGTGTGAAGGCGTCAAATCCGGGTTGGTGGACGTGGCCGTGTGGGTTGGGACCTGCTCCGACTACCCGAGGGGGGACGCGTCTACCGGCTGGAATTCAGTGTCCAGGATTATCGTCGAGGAGCTGCCCAAATAA
- the LOC119197055 gene encoding collagen triple helix repeat-containing protein 1 isoform X2 gives MSPLSARPLLLLLLLLGCLALPLYAVEKVRNRGYRKDPDADKFPSCMQGPTGTPGREGNPGTNGIPGTPGIPGRDGLKGEKGECINEIFEEPWRPNYKQCAWSSLNYGIDLGKIADCTFTKLRSDSSLRVLFSGSLRLKCKNACCQRWYFTFNGAECTGPLPVESIIYLDQGSPELNSTINIHRTSSVEGLCEGVKSGLVDVAVWVGTCSDYPRGDASTGWNSVSRIIVEELPK, from the exons ATGTCTCCTCTGAGCGCGcgcccgctgctgctgctgctgctgctgcttggctgCTTGGCTTTGCCTCTTTATGCCGTGGAAAAGGTGAGAAATAGAGGATACCGAAAGGATCCTGACGCCGACAAG TTTCCCAGTTGCATGCAGGGACCGACAGGCACCCCTGGCAGAGAGGGGAACCCCGGAACCAACGGCATCCCGGGGACGCCGGGAATCCCTGGGCGCGACGGGCTCAAAGGCGAGAAAGGCGAGTGCATCAACGAGATCTTCGAGGAGCCCTGGAGGCCCAACTACAAGCAGTGCGCCTGGAGCTCTCTGAATTACGGCATCGACCTGGGCAAGATAGCT GACTGTACGTTCACCAAGCTGCGGTCGGACAGCTCCCTGAGGGTCCTCTTCAGCGGCTCCCTCAGACTCAAGTGTAAGAACGCATGCTGCCAGAGGTGGTACTTCACCTTCAACGGGGCCGAGTGCACCGGACCCCTGCCCGTAGAGTCCATCATCTACTTGGACCAAGGAAGTCCTGAGCTCAACTCGACCATCAACATCCACCGGACGTCCTCGG TTGAGGGTCTGTGTGAAGGCGTCAAATCCGGGTTGGTGGACGTGGCCGTGTGGGTTGGGACCTGCTCCGACTACCCGAGGGGGGACGCGTCTACCGGCTGGAATTCAGTGTCCAGGATTATCGTCGAGGAGCTGCCCAAATAA
- the dcaf13 gene encoding DDB1- and CUL4-associated factor 13 produces the protein MKVKVLSRNPDDYVRETKLDIQRVPRNYDPTLHPFEVSREYTRALNATKLERLFAKPFLASLDGHRDGVNCMAKHTKSLSTLLSGSCDGEVKVWNLTKRECVRTLQAHEGFVRGMVVRSCGTSFFTVGDDKTIKQWKMEAPGYGEEEEPLNTILGKSVFTGIDHHQKDAVFATCGQQVDIWDEQRSSPIRSFTWGVDSFSAVRFNPVETELLASCASDRSIVLYDMRESAPLKKVIMTMRSNTLCWNPMEAYYFTCCNEDYNLYTYDMRSLHRPVTVHMDHVSAALDVDYSPTGKEFVSASFDKTIRIFPKDSGRSREVYHTKRMQHVICIKWSLDNKFILSGSDEMNIRLWKANAAEKLGALAPREREAVNYNQKLKEKFQHHPQIRRVAHHRHLPKSLYHQTKELRVMKEARRRKERNVRKHSKPGSVPLLSEKEKHVVAVVK, from the exons ATGAAGGTTAAGGTCCTCTCGAGGAACCCGGATGATTACGTCCGGGAGACCAAACTAGATATTCAACGTG tCCCCAGAAACTATGACCCGACCCTGCATCCGTTTGAGGTGAGCAGAGAGTACACCCGGGCCCTGAATGCCACCAAGCTCGAGCGGCTCTTCGCCAAGCCTTTCCTGGCCTCTCTGGATGGACACCGGGACGGGGTGAACTGCATGGCCAAGCACACCAAGAGCCTCTCCACCCTGCTCTCTGGCTCCTGCGACGGGGAG GTGAAAGTGTGGAATCTGACCAAACGCGAGTGTGTCCGCACTCTGCAAGCACACGAAGGTTTTGTCCGTGGAATGGTTGTCCGCTCTTGTGGGACCTCCTTCTTCACG GTTGGCGACGACAAGACGATCAAGCAATGGAAAATGGAGGCGCCCGGctacggagaggaggaggagccgctcAACACAATCCTGGGCAAG TCGGTCTTCACCGGAATAGACCACCACCAGAAGGACGCCGTGTTCGCCACATGTGGTCAGCAGGTGGACATCTGGGACGAGCAGAGGAGCAGCCCGATCCGCTCGTTCACGTGGGGCGTCGACAGCTTCAGCGCCGTGCGCTTCAATCCCGTGGAG ACTGAACTCCTCGCCAGCTGCGCTTCTGACAGAAGTATAGTACTGTACGACATGCGAGAATCAGCGCCGCTTAAAAAG GTTATCATGACGATGAGGAGCAACACATTATGCTGGAACCCGATGGAAGCCTATTATTTCACATGTTGCAATGAGGACTACAA CCTCTACACATACGACATGAGGTCCCTGCATCGGCCAGTCACAGTGCACATGGACCACGTCTCCGCGGCGCTGGATGTTGACTATTCTCCAACTGGGAAGGAGTTTGTCTCGGCCAGCTTTGACAAAACCATCCGCATATTTCCCAAGGACAGCGGCCGCAGCCG ggAAGTCTACCACACCAAACGCATGCAGCACGTTATCTGCATTAAGTGGTCGTTGGACAACAAGTTCATCCTGAGCGGCTCTGATGAGATGAATATTCGCCTGTGGAAAGCCAACGCGGCGGAGAAACTCGGAGCG CTGGCCccccgagagagagaggctgtcaACTACAAtcagaagctgaaggagaagttCCAGCACCACCCGCAGATCCGACGCGTCGCTCATCACAGGCATCTGCCCAAGAGCCTGTACCACCAGACCAAGGAGCTGAGGGTCATGAAAGAGGCTCGTCGCAGGAA ggagAGAAATGTCCGCAAGCACAGCAAGCCGGGAAGTGTTCCATTGTTGTCTGAGAAGGAGAAGCATGTTGTGGCTGTGGTCAAATag
- the fzd6 gene encoding frizzled-6: protein MAMPGPLLACLCLMWVGSCSAHSLFTCEPIRVHRCLGLPYNMTFFPNMMEHYDQDIAEAKMEPFMPLVGMKCSPDVHHFLCQAFVPACTGDNRVIRPCRERCESVLSDCKEVIRVFDITWPPELQCDRLEPCGSPGGPTLPATTAMSSSSAKRDLGFWCPLQLKTKPGYGSSFLGAQGCAPPCSNMYFKPHDIEFAKNFIGVCSVICLGATLFTFLTFLIDVKRFRYPERPIIFYAVCYSFVSLIYFVGFLLGNNAACTGAALPAGVDTVVLGSQSKGCTLLFMLLYFFSIAGIVWWVILTITWFLAAGPKWSCEAIEKKAVWFHSAAWGIPGALTVMLLALNKVEGDNISGVCFVGLYDLDALRYFVLAPLCVGVVVGLFLILAGIVSLNHVRQVIQHDERNQEKLKKFMIRIGVFSCLYLVPLVTLLACYTYEQSHRSSWENTWIHDRCQEYSIPCPYKTQEHDRPDLSLFLVKYLMTLVVGISASFWVSSKKTCSEWAYFFNRTRKRDPITESRRVLQESCEFFLKHNSRVQHKKQHYKPSSHKLKVISKSMGTSTGAVPTNAPSAAAAPGNHEPRGHGSLSEASAREHLDRGTSSRSSRRGDRERDGGERRSKGGSSCKISSRSESVHRVPDGRMTPRSEFSEARHGPGAQQHPALKPSHSAAEDPARPRAHPMPEDSKDAKDSAC from the exons ATGGCGATGCCAGGACCACTGTTGGCGTGCCTGTGTCTGATGTGGGTGGGAAGCTGCAGTGCCCACAGCCTTTTTACCTGCGAGCCCATCAGAGTGCATCGCTGCCTGGGGTTGCCCTACAACATGACCTTCTTTCCCAACATGATGGAGCACTACGACCAGGATATTGCAGAAGCTAAGATGGAG CCGTTCATGCCCCTAGTAGGGATGAAATGCTCTCCAGACGTCCACCACTTCCTGTGCCAAGCCTttgtcccagcatgcaccggggACAACAGGGTGATCCGTCCATGCAGAGAGCGGTGCGAGTCCGTCTTGTCGGACTGCAAGGAGGTCATCCGGGTCTTTGACATCACCTGGCCCCCCGAGCTACAGTGTGACAG ATTGGAGCCATGTGGCTCTCCCGGCGGTCCGACGCTCCCCGCGACCACCGCCATGAGCTCCTCCTCGGCAAAGCGGGACCTGGGCTTCTGGTGCCCGCTGCAGCTGAAGACCAAACCGGGCTACGGCTCGTCTTTCCTGGGCGCCCAGGGCTGCGCTCCGCCTTGCTCCAACATGTACTTCAAGCCCCACGACATCGAATTTGCCAAAAACTTCATCGGCGTGTGCTCCGTCATCTGCTTGGGCGCCACGCTCTTCACCTTCCTCACGTTCCTCATCGACGTCAAGCGCTTCCGCTACCCGGAGCGGCCCATCATCTTCTACGCCGTCTGCTACAGCTTTGTGTCGCTCATTTACTTCGTGGGCTTCCTGCTGGGGAACAACGCGGCGTGCACCGGAGCGGCTCTCCCCGCCGGCGTGGACACGGTGGTGCTGGGCTCTCAGAGTAAAGGCTGCACTCTGCTGTTCATGCTGCTCTACTTCTTCTCCATCGCCGGCATCGTCTGGTGGGTCATACTCACCATCACCTGGTTCCTGGCAGCGGGGCCCAAGTGGAGCTGTGAGGCCATAGAAAAGAAAGCG GTGTGGTTCCACTCTGCGGCGTGGGGGATCCCCGGGGCGCTGACCGTCATGCTGCTGGCTCTCAACAAGGTGGAAGGGGACAACATCAGCGGAGTGTGCTTCGTGGGGCTCTATGACCTGGACGCCCTGCGCTACTTCGTCCTGGCGCCTCTGTGCGTGGGCGTGGTGGTgggcctcttcctcatcctggCGGGCATCGTCTCCCTCAACCACGTGCGGCAGGTGATCCAGCACGACGAGCGCAACcaggagaagctgaagaagttCATGATCCGCATCGGCGTGTTCAGCTGCCTCTACCTGGTCCCGCTGGTCACCCTGTTGGCCTGCTACACCTACGAGCAGAGCCACCGCAGCAGCTGGGAGAACACCTGGATCCACGACCGCTGCCAGGAGTACAGCATCCCCTGCCCCTACAAG ACTCAAGAGCACGACCGCCCCGACCTCTCCCTGTTTCTGGTGAAGTACCTGATGACGCTGGTGGTCGGGATATCTGCCTCCTTCTGGGTCAGCAGTAAAAAAACCTGCTCTGAGTGGGCCTACTTCTTCAACAGGACCCGCAAGAGAGA CCCCATCACCGAGAGCCGCCGGGTGCTGCAGGAGTCCTGCGAGTTCTTCCTCAAGCACAACAGCCGCGTCCAGCACAAGAAGCAGCACTACAAGCCGAGCTCCCACAAGCTCAAGGTCATCTCCAAGTCCATGGGCACCAGCACCGGCGCCGTGCCCACCAACGCGCCCTCCGCTGCGGCCGCGCCGGGCAACCACGAGCCCCGCGGGCACGGCTCCCTGTCTGAGGCCTCGGCGAGGGAGCACCTGGACAGGGGCACCTCCAGCCGGAGCTCCAGGAGGGGGGACAGggagagggacgggggggagagACGCAGCAAAGGGGGGAGCTCCTGTAAGATCAGCAGCCGCTCCGAGAGCGTGCACAGAGTCCCGGACGGGAG GATGACTCCGCGCAGCGAGTTTTCCGAGGCCCGGCACGGCCCCGGTGCACAGCAGCACCCGGCTTTGAAACCGTCGCACAGCGCCGCCGAGGATCCCGCCCGCCCACGGGCGCACCCGATGCCCGAAGACAGCAAGGATGCAAAGGACAGCGCCTGCTAA